One Spiribacter halobius DNA segment encodes these proteins:
- a CDS encoding helix-turn-helix domain-containing protein, with amino-acid sequence MTDSIDVLEKFRDLRREDPERDEAIERTAPQREVAGALICLRHAAGFTQGEMAEAVGATTADVSRLESTAGDLDLKILAAYLHACRARLQSADGPPPGPTNTE; translated from the coding sequence ATGACGGACTCAATCGACGTGCTAGAGAAGTTCCGGGATCTGCGCCGCGAGGACCCGGAGCGCGACGAAGCGATTGAGCGCACAGCCCCCCAGCGAGAGGTGGCAGGCGCACTGATCTGCCTCCGACATGCCGCGGGATTCACGCAGGGGGAGATGGCCGAGGCCGTCGGTGCAACAACGGCCGACGTATCACGACTCGAGTCCACGGCGGGTGACCTGGATCTGAAGATCCTCGCTGCGTACCTCCATGCCTGCCGCGCGCGGCTGCAATCGGCCGATGGGCCGCCACCCGGGCCGACGAACACGGAATGA
- a CDS encoding DUF2306 domain-containing protein, translating to MAGVTIWVHLCAATLALVLGVPQIVRRKGTKSHRALGWTWMIAMAVTALTSFWIESFMPIIGDYGAIHVLSLVVLYSILASTRAAMRGDVRRHRSYAVGAYVGSAAAAAGTIAPGRLINGWLFG from the coding sequence ATGGCTGGCGTAACCATATGGGTCCACCTCTGTGCAGCCACGCTTGCCCTTGTGCTTGGCGTGCCTCAGATCGTGCGTCGCAAGGGCACGAAGAGCCACCGAGCGCTTGGCTGGACATGGATGATCGCCATGGCTGTCACCGCGTTGACGTCGTTCTGGATCGAGAGCTTTATGCCGATCATTGGCGACTACGGTGCGATCCATGTGCTCTCGCTGGTTGTGCTGTACTCGATCCTGGCCTCCACCCGGGCGGCGATGCGGGGCGACGTGCGTCGTCACCGCTCGTACGCGGTAGGCGCCTACGTGGGGTCAGCTGCAGCTGCCGCAGGCACGATCGCGCCGGGGCGCCTGATCAACGGATGGCTCTTCGGCTAG
- a CDS encoding PadR family transcriptional regulator, producing MAKADIPDFLSRSYWNGTIKMSLSKFFILCVLHRGPLHGYEIAREVSALTHGCCTPAEGTIYPVLRQYEQGGYVTVQNETVSGRQRRVYSLTDKGREAFRVAVAAWMDVTECLLECRNVLDGESMPDALRAG from the coding sequence ATGGCGAAGGCCGATATCCCGGACTTCCTCAGCCGCTCCTACTGGAACGGCACGATCAAGATGAGTCTGTCCAAGTTCTTCATCCTGTGCGTGCTGCACCGGGGCCCGCTGCACGGCTACGAGATCGCCCGAGAGGTTTCGGCACTGACCCATGGCTGCTGCACGCCCGCCGAGGGGACCATCTATCCGGTGCTCCGCCAGTACGAGCAGGGCGGCTACGTCACAGTCCAGAATGAGACGGTCTCAGGACGCCAGCGCCGGGTTTACAGCCTCACGGACAAGGGCCGGGAGGCTTTCCGCGTTGCCGTCGCCGCCTGGATGGATGTAACCGAATGTCTGCTCGAGTGCCGCAATGTCCTTGACGGCGAGTCGATGCCCGACGCGCTGCGCGCCGGGTGA
- a CDS encoding FAD-dependent oxidoreductase — MDPERLIAIIGAGPVGLAAAARLIERGLHPVIFEQGPGPAAAVRDWGHVRVFTPWRYLVDEAAGRMLRRNGWTPPDPDELPTGAEIADQYLEPLARLPAIARGLHTRALVTAVTRKGIGKLQTSGREQAPFLIHWQDREWQDRHTLVRAVIDASGTWYQPAPLGVMGIPVPGEEDAGERLAYGIPDVLGAERARYAGRRVLVVGGGHSAMNAVLDLLRLREAVPGTEVVWALRRAGLEHVVGGGRHDELPARGELGLAAAQAVERGDLQRLAPFSVTALSRTEHGLRVDGVHAGRHESLEVDRVVACTGFRPNTAMLRELRLELDPVMEAPPRLAPLIDPNVHSCGTVPPHGVDELRHPESGFYIAGMKSYGRAPTFLMATGYEQVRSIAAELAGDHEAAREVHLQLPDTGVCSAGPAGSCCAPAPAPRRTPSGAASCCGGG; from the coding sequence ATGGACCCAGAACGGCTCATCGCGATCATCGGCGCCGGCCCCGTGGGGCTCGCCGCCGCAGCACGGCTTATCGAGCGCGGACTGCACCCCGTCATCTTTGAGCAGGGCCCGGGACCGGCCGCTGCGGTACGCGACTGGGGCCATGTCCGCGTGTTTACCCCCTGGCGCTACCTGGTCGATGAGGCCGCCGGGCGGATGCTCCGGCGCAATGGCTGGACGCCCCCAGACCCGGACGAGCTGCCAACCGGCGCGGAGATCGCCGATCAGTACCTCGAGCCTCTTGCCCGCCTGCCGGCGATCGCGCGGGGCCTGCACACCCGGGCGCTCGTCACCGCGGTGACCCGCAAGGGCATTGGCAAGCTCCAGACGTCCGGGCGCGAGCAGGCACCCTTCCTCATCCACTGGCAGGACCGCGAATGGCAGGACCGGCATACGCTGGTCCGCGCGGTCATCGATGCTTCGGGCACCTGGTATCAGCCCGCCCCGCTCGGGGTGATGGGCATTCCGGTTCCGGGCGAGGAGGACGCCGGAGAGCGGCTTGCCTACGGCATCCCGGACGTCCTCGGTGCAGAGCGGGCCCGCTACGCAGGCCGCCGGGTGCTGGTCGTCGGCGGCGGCCACTCCGCCATGAACGCCGTGCTGGATCTCCTGCGCCTGCGCGAGGCGGTGCCCGGCACGGAGGTGGTCTGGGCGCTGCGCCGCGCCGGGCTGGAGCATGTTGTCGGCGGCGGGAGGCATGACGAGCTCCCGGCGCGTGGAGAGCTTGGGCTCGCGGCCGCCCAAGCCGTCGAGCGTGGCGATTTGCAGCGCCTCGCTCCCTTCTCGGTCACCGCGCTCTCACGCACCGAACACGGATTGCGGGTCGATGGTGTGCACGCCGGCCGTCATGAGTCTCTCGAGGTGGACCGGGTCGTCGCGTGCACCGGGTTCCGCCCGAATACCGCGATGCTCCGGGAACTGCGCCTGGAGCTCGACCCGGTCATGGAGGCACCGCCGCGCCTTGCCCCCCTCATCGACCCCAACGTGCACAGCTGCGGCACCGTGCCGCCCCACGGCGTCGACGAGCTCCGCCACCCGGAGTCGGGCTTCTACATCGCCGGCATGAAGTCCTACGGCCGGGCACCCACCTTTCTCATGGCCACGGGCTACGAGCAGGTCCGCTCGATTGCCGCCGAGCTCGCCGGCGACCACGAAGCGGCGCGCGAGGTCCACCTGCAGCTGCCGGATACCGGCGTCTGCAGCGCGGGGCCGGCCGGCAGCTGCTGCGCCCCGGCCCCTGCGCCCCGCCGCACGCCGTCGGGAGCGGCCAGCTGCTGCGGCGGAGGCTGA
- a CDS encoding MFS transporter: MGRFITALGIGQFCAWGTLYYSFPQIAEAMGAELGWSKAERYLAPTLTLIVAAVSAMPVGIAIDRGHGRLVMSLGALAAGLLLLAWSRVETLAGFYAVFAALGIVHAATLYDAAFAVVARHTGPERARRGITLLTLWGGFASTVFIPLVELMLSRWDWRMCVATLAVVPIALCAPLNAYAIRSLRDSAPVASTGREKAIARAPLRWALAKPTYWALAVVFIAHAGVFSGFTYHAYPLLQEFGLGAGSVVGVLALIGPAQVAGRLALHLAPAGPSIATLGVGASGLTFLVFITLALAPTSVALAGVLAIVYGAANGVMTIVRGMAVPALLTRHAYGRVTASLIAPATVTKAAAPAAAAMLWGLTQGYGPVLLALALGSAVLTLAFWAAAVGSRTRHSARGDTAGTAEV; encoded by the coding sequence ATGGGGCGGTTCATCACCGCGCTCGGCATCGGCCAGTTCTGCGCGTGGGGGACGCTCTACTACAGCTTCCCCCAGATCGCAGAGGCGATGGGTGCCGAACTCGGGTGGAGCAAGGCCGAGCGCTATCTCGCGCCGACGCTGACGCTCATTGTCGCCGCGGTGAGTGCGATGCCCGTGGGCATTGCCATTGACCGCGGGCATGGCCGGCTCGTCATGAGCCTCGGGGCGCTCGCTGCGGGTCTGCTTCTGTTGGCGTGGTCGCGCGTCGAGACACTCGCCGGCTTCTATGCCGTCTTCGCGGCGCTCGGTATCGTCCACGCGGCCACCCTCTACGACGCCGCCTTCGCCGTCGTCGCCCGTCACACGGGGCCAGAGCGCGCGCGGCGCGGCATCACCCTGCTCACGCTCTGGGGCGGCTTTGCGAGCACGGTCTTCATACCGCTCGTCGAGCTCATGCTGAGCCGATGGGACTGGCGCATGTGTGTAGCCACACTCGCGGTGGTACCCATCGCGCTATGCGCGCCACTCAACGCCTACGCGATACGCTCCCTTCGGGATAGCGCTCCAGTGGCGTCAACAGGGAGAGAAAAGGCCATCGCGCGGGCGCCGCTCAGATGGGCCCTTGCGAAGCCGACCTATTGGGCGCTGGCGGTCGTGTTCATTGCTCATGCGGGCGTTTTCTCCGGCTTCACCTACCACGCCTACCCACTGCTTCAGGAGTTTGGGCTCGGTGCTGGCAGCGTCGTCGGTGTGCTCGCGCTCATCGGTCCCGCCCAGGTCGCGGGGCGGCTTGCCCTCCATTTGGCACCCGCCGGCCCTTCGATTGCCACCCTGGGTGTCGGCGCCTCAGGGCTGACCTTCCTGGTGTTCATCACGCTCGCGCTCGCCCCAACGAGTGTGGCGCTCGCAGGCGTTCTCGCCATCGTCTATGGCGCCGCCAACGGCGTTATGACCATTGTCCGCGGGATGGCGGTTCCCGCCCTTCTGACCCGCCACGCATATGGTCGAGTGACGGCGAGCCTCATTGCTCCGGCGACGGTCACCAAGGCCGCGGCCCCTGCCGCGGCAGCCATGCTCTGGGGCCTCACACAGGGCTACGGTCCCGTGCTCCTGGCGCTGGCCCTCGGCAGCGCGGTGCTCACCCTCGCATTCTGGGCCGCTGCCGTAGGCTCGCGGACCCGTCACAGCGCGCGGGGCGATACCGCCGGGACCGCGGAGGTTTGA
- a CDS encoding MarR family winged helix-turn-helix transcriptional regulator yields MDEAQHPYYGCLCLASRRLARVVTQLYDEALSETGLKITQFSVLTALDQAPGEAPRLGAIAEALDMEPSSLTRSLSPLLRRGLVELASGPDRRERRARVTHEGKRVLEQAHERWQHIQARLAEDIGEEDFHKLLALLHQGRQRIADRSAAHQEVPQP; encoded by the coding sequence ATGGATGAAGCACAGCACCCCTACTACGGCTGCCTCTGCCTCGCCTCGCGGCGACTGGCTCGCGTCGTCACGCAGCTCTACGACGAGGCGCTAAGCGAGACAGGGCTGAAGATCACGCAGTTCTCGGTCCTGACGGCGCTCGACCAGGCCCCGGGCGAGGCGCCCCGTCTTGGGGCCATCGCCGAGGCACTCGACATGGAGCCCTCCTCGCTCACCCGCTCACTCAGCCCGCTCCTGCGTCGGGGCCTCGTTGAGCTCGCCTCCGGGCCGGATCGTCGCGAGCGGCGTGCGCGGGTCACGCACGAGGGCAAGCGTGTGCTCGAACAGGCCCATGAACGCTGGCAGCACATCCAGGCCCGCCTCGCCGAGGACATTGGCGAGGAGGACTTCCACAAGCTCCTGGCGCTCTTGCACCAGGGAAGGCAACGAATTGCGGATCGCAGCGCCGCTCATCAGGAGGTACCTCAGCCATGA
- the arsN2 gene encoding arsenic resistance N-acetyltransferase ArsN2, whose protein sequence is MNHAMEIRASNLDASMLHLLVHCGLPIDDLGTAEGRARVWCFAARSGRETVGVIGLEEAGGDALLRSLAVHPDHRGTGLGKRLLAHTEQWARERGIERLYLLTTTAAAFFSACGYRSLAREAAPTAIRESAQFADICPGSAEFMGRTL, encoded by the coding sequence ATGAACCACGCGATGGAGATCCGTGCCAGCAACCTGGATGCCTCGATGCTGCACCTGCTGGTGCACTGTGGGCTGCCTATCGATGATCTGGGGACGGCCGAGGGGCGAGCGCGGGTCTGGTGCTTCGCCGCGCGCTCGGGGCGTGAGACCGTCGGCGTCATCGGCCTCGAGGAAGCCGGGGGCGACGCACTGCTGCGCTCGCTTGCCGTGCACCCCGACCATCGCGGCACTGGCCTGGGCAAAAGACTGCTCGCGCACACGGAGCAATGGGCCCGGGAGCGGGGGATCGAGCGGCTGTATTTGCTGACAACGACCGCTGCGGCGTTCTTCTCCGCGTGCGGTTATCGGTCCCTGGCTCGGGAAGCAGCACCCACTGCGATTCGCGAGAGTGCGCAGTTCGCCGACATCTGCCCCGGATCGGCCGAGTTCATGGGCCGAACGCTATGA
- a CDS encoding OsmC family protein — protein sequence MARDHHYAVTVEWTGNTGEGTGDYRAYRRNHEIKVAGKPLIAGSADPQFLGDGARWNPEDLLVAALSACHKLWYLHLCADAGITVESYVDHAEGTLRLGGEENRFSEVVLHPEVVIREASRTDSALALHEAAHHECFIARSMNFPVRCEPRIRVAGDPS from the coding sequence ATGGCAAGGGATCACCACTACGCGGTCACGGTGGAGTGGACCGGCAACACGGGCGAAGGGACGGGAGACTATCGGGCCTACCGCCGCAATCACGAGATCAAGGTCGCGGGCAAGCCGCTCATCGCGGGCTCCGCCGACCCGCAGTTTCTCGGCGACGGCGCACGCTGGAACCCGGAGGATCTGCTCGTCGCCGCCCTCTCGGCCTGTCACAAGCTCTGGTACCTCCACCTCTGCGCCGATGCCGGCATCACGGTGGAGAGCTACGTTGACCATGCCGAGGGGACGTTGCGGCTCGGTGGCGAAGAGAATCGCTTCAGCGAGGTCGTTCTCCATCCGGAGGTCGTCATCCGGGAGGCGTCCCGCACCGATTCGGCCCTCGCGCTCCACGAGGCGGCTCACCACGAGTGCTTCATCGCGCGGTCGATGAACTTCCCGGTGCGCTGCGAGCCCCGGATCCGGGTTGCGGGCGACCCCTCATAG
- a CDS encoding DUF1127 domain-containing protein → MFEQVGRSECEASMRAGSSRDIGWIVAIGSCLKTWRERRAVRRRLREDLARLDERMLRDIGVSRRELLEVAYRPFWCP, encoded by the coding sequence ATGTTCGAGCAGGTGGGGCGGAGTGAGTGCGAGGCGTCGATGAGAGCGGGTAGCTCACGGGACATCGGCTGGATCGTGGCCATCGGGAGCTGCCTGAAGACGTGGCGCGAACGGCGCGCCGTGCGGCGGCGGTTGCGGGAGGATCTTGCTCGCCTTGATGAGCGGATGCTGCGGGATATTGGCGTCAGTCGCCGGGAGCTCCTGGAAGTGGCGTATCGCCCGTTCTGGTGTCCCTGA
- a CDS encoding RES family NAD+ phosphorylase, which produces MRVFRVTRKRYADLSGEGGRLASGRWHSRGRPIVYTAADPALAMIEVLVHMEMDPDLLPDDYVLMAIDLPAPAAALPGDAVGDLSDEMRTRAFGDNWLDSAETLALEVPSVIVPYGRNVLINPAHPDMGNVPDPEIRPLEWDRRLFKPSA; this is translated from the coding sequence GTGAGAGTCTTCCGGGTCACGCGGAAGCGCTATGCCGACCTGTCGGGCGAAGGCGGTCGGCTCGCCAGTGGGCGCTGGCACTCCAGGGGGCGGCCGATTGTTTATACGGCCGCCGACCCGGCCCTCGCCATGATCGAGGTGCTGGTGCACATGGAAATGGATCCGGATTTGCTGCCGGACGATTACGTGTTGATGGCCATAGACCTGCCCGCACCGGCCGCGGCGCTGCCTGGTGACGCGGTGGGCGACCTCTCGGACGAAATGCGGACACGAGCCTTCGGCGATAACTGGCTGGATTCGGCCGAGACCCTGGCCCTGGAGGTGCCGTCGGTCATCGTCCCGTACGGGCGCAATGTACTCATCAACCCGGCGCACCCCGATATGGGCAATGTCCCAGATCCAGAGATTCGCCCGCTCGAGTGGGACCGGAGGCTATTTAAGCCCAGCGCATAG
- the parS gene encoding type II RES/Xre toxin-antitoxin system antitoxin — MAHPGPTLGFQLGNDGLKTIETIRKGVPVEMVDALIEQGVVSRKQVYDLVAPRRTLTHRRSRGEPLTTEESERLFRVNRIVQHAIETFGNADKARAYLNKPMRRFEGRSCVDMLDTNLGAELVQELLTRIDHGIPG, encoded by the coding sequence ATGGCACACCCAGGCCCCACACTCGGATTTCAGCTCGGCAATGATGGCCTCAAAACCATTGAGACCATCCGCAAGGGCGTGCCCGTCGAGATGGTTGATGCCCTGATCGAACAAGGCGTCGTCTCGCGCAAGCAGGTCTATGACCTCGTTGCACCAAGACGCACGCTGACCCATCGACGCTCCCGCGGCGAGCCCCTGACGACCGAGGAAAGCGAGCGCCTCTTCCGGGTAAACCGGATCGTGCAGCATGCCATCGAGACGTTCGGCAATGCTGACAAGGCGCGCGCCTACCTGAACAAGCCCATGCGCCGCTTCGAGGGGCGCAGCTGTGTGGACATGCTCGACACCAATCTCGGCGCCGAGCTGGTCCAGGAGTTGCTCACAAGGATCGATCACGGCATCCCGGGGTGA
- a CDS encoding alpha-isopropylmalate synthase regulatory domain-containing protein, with translation MAGPSEAPYTQAVGIGAFSLASQKSGSDARKVRVPEAVDGIQVNHCKNPVCENFGLAARSKCKDPGYTRVGANSRPPRIGEQAKSIPPSVRYKACGETIPLKSNAGVVDTIDILTWRPETFCCPRPECENTSVDLRTTPEAYYRHGKTRQGTPRFRCRACGQTFVTQARRRPPRAGERPYRTEQVVKALLNSMPIKRIIEIFSIRPQTVYDIIDRAYEACLVFAAERETQLGAKTAGRGAIHIATDRQSYTLNWRLRADKRNTVLRAIVSTEVLSGYVFPVHLNYDARSDVTQVNEMAMLLGDPTDSVGTEVNAQQMWQMFPDEYLNASGAVECLGHKLFDAEDCQGIRLRVKTARGEETWDGVGNGPIDATLKALGADVRVQHYDEHSMGTGSDARAVTFVELAAEGLHGDVFGVGIDPNIITASVRAIVSGINRVCRHRPEVLPGAL, from the coding sequence TTGGCGGGCCCTTCAGAAGCCCCCTATACTCAGGCTGTGGGTATAGGGGCTTTCTCGTTGGCCAGCCAAAAATCCGGCTCAGACGCTCGAAAGGTTCGTGTCCCGGAAGCGGTCGATGGCATCCAGGTAAACCACTGCAAGAACCCAGTCTGCGAGAATTTCGGCCTTGCGGCCCGCAGCAAATGCAAGGATCCCGGCTATACCCGCGTCGGGGCTAACTCGCGGCCACCGCGGATAGGCGAACAGGCCAAATCCATCCCGCCCTCGGTTCGCTACAAGGCCTGCGGCGAGACCATTCCACTGAAGAGCAACGCCGGCGTCGTCGACACGATCGACATTCTGACCTGGCGCCCGGAGACGTTCTGCTGTCCGCGACCCGAGTGCGAGAACACCAGCGTCGATCTGCGCACCACACCCGAGGCGTACTACCGCCACGGCAAGACCCGTCAGGGCACCCCGCGCTTTCGCTGCCGCGCCTGCGGCCAGACGTTCGTCACGCAGGCAAGGCGCCGGCCGCCGCGCGCCGGCGAGCGCCCCTACCGGACCGAGCAGGTCGTGAAGGCGCTGCTCAATTCGATGCCCATCAAACGAATCATCGAAATTTTTTCGATCCGTCCGCAGACGGTCTACGACATCATAGACCGCGCCTACGAGGCCTGCCTGGTCTTCGCCGCGGAGCGTGAGACCCAGCTCGGCGCCAAGACCGCCGGGCGCGGGGCTATCCACATCGCCACCGACCGGCAGTCCTACACCCTCAACTGGCGCCTGCGCGCTGACAAGCGCAACACGGTGCTCCGGGCGATCGTATCCACCGAGGTCCTCTCCGGGTACGTCTTCCCGGTACACCTGAACTACGACGCGCGATCCGATGTCACGCAGGTCAATGAGATGGCCATGCTGCTGGGCGACCCCACGGACAGCGTCGGCACCGAGGTCAACGCCCAGCAGATGTGGCAGATGTTCCCCGACGAGTACCTCAACGCCAGCGGCGCGGTGGAGTGCCTGGGCCACAAGCTCTTCGACGCCGAAGACTGCCAGGGCATCCGCCTGAGGGTGAAGACCGCCCGCGGCGAGGAGACCTGGGACGGCGTGGGCAACGGCCCCATCGACGCCACCCTCAAGGCCCTGGGTGCCGACGTGCGGGTGCAGCACTACGACGAGCACTCCATGGGCACCGGCTCCGACGCTAGGGCCGTGACCTTCGTGGAGCTAGCCGCCGAAGGCCTCCACGGCGATGTGTTCGGCGTCGGCATCGACCCGAACATCATCACCGCCTCGGTCCGCGCCATCGTTAGCGGCATCAACCGTGTCTGCCGACACCGCCCGGAGGTGTTGCCCGGCGCGCTCTAG
- the pdxR gene encoding MocR-like pyridoxine biosynthesis transcription factor PdxR codes for MTHPSYPLAQRFQPVRSGVRTLQDQLVAFLRGAVAEGTLRPGERLPASRVLAREMGLSRNTVLVAFERLMAEGYLESRRGAGTYVAAGLPAPAMADSHADPRDDAPSRRRSRRAQAVREHTSPMVSGNPPGPMTPGLPALDEFPFTQWARLSGRYWRGRNAAELAYTDPAGLPALRAAISHYLRAYRGVLCEPDQVVVVGGTQAGIDITARVLLEAGETVWVEDPGYGACQKALLGADARLAPVPVDEDGIQVEAGEQLAPDARLAFVAPAHQYPTGAVMSLERRLALLDWARRAAAWVLEDDYDGEFRYGRPPISTLHALDQGKRVIYLGTLSKVLAPALRIGYLIVPHDLHETFAAMKAATDRQMPIGEQAVAAEFIASGRLAAHVRRLRTLYGRRREALRAALSSHLGELLDIQDSGAGLHFMARFASTLPADTAIAREAQRRGLGVRALSTSSPLKRQLQGLIIGFANVPQERADPCAQMLADAIKAAHPHTALA; via the coding sequence ATGACCCATCCCTCCTATCCCCTCGCGCAACGCTTTCAGCCCGTCCGCAGTGGGGTGCGAACGCTCCAGGATCAGCTCGTTGCCTTCCTGCGCGGCGCAGTGGCCGAGGGCACGCTGCGCCCGGGCGAGCGCCTGCCGGCATCCCGAGTACTGGCACGCGAGATGGGGCTATCGCGCAACACGGTGCTCGTCGCCTTCGAGCGGCTCATGGCGGAGGGTTATCTCGAATCACGGCGCGGTGCCGGCACCTATGTAGCCGCGGGTCTTCCGGCTCCGGCCATGGCCGACTCACATGCGGACCCTCGCGACGATGCCCCGTCCCGCCGACGTTCCCGCCGTGCGCAGGCCGTGCGCGAGCACACCTCGCCGATGGTCTCCGGCAATCCGCCGGGTCCGATGACACCGGGGCTGCCCGCCCTCGACGAATTCCCGTTCACGCAGTGGGCGCGCCTCAGCGGCCGGTACTGGCGAGGCCGCAACGCCGCCGAGCTCGCCTACACCGATCCGGCCGGACTGCCAGCGCTGCGCGCGGCCATCAGCCACTACCTGCGCGCCTACCGGGGCGTTCTCTGCGAACCCGACCAGGTGGTCGTGGTCGGTGGCACCCAGGCGGGCATCGATATCACCGCCCGGGTCTTGCTCGAGGCCGGGGAAACGGTCTGGGTCGAGGACCCGGGCTACGGCGCCTGTCAGAAGGCGCTGCTCGGCGCCGACGCGCGCCTCGCGCCGGTGCCGGTGGACGAGGACGGAATCCAGGTCGAGGCCGGCGAGCAGCTCGCACCAGACGCCAGGCTCGCCTTCGTTGCGCCGGCACATCAGTATCCGACGGGCGCGGTGATGAGCCTGGAGCGCCGCCTCGCGCTCCTGGACTGGGCACGGCGCGCAGCCGCCTGGGTGCTGGAGGACGACTACGACGGGGAGTTCCGCTACGGGCGCCCGCCGATCAGCACCCTGCACGCGCTCGACCAGGGCAAGCGCGTGATCTATCTCGGCACTCTCAGCAAGGTCCTCGCGCCTGCGCTGCGAATCGGCTACCTCATCGTGCCGCACGACCTGCACGAGACATTTGCCGCGATGAAGGCCGCCACCGACCGCCAGATGCCCATCGGCGAGCAGGCGGTCGCGGCGGAGTTCATCGCTTCCGGCCGGCTCGCAGCCCATGTACGGCGGCTTCGAACCCTATATGGTCGTCGTCGGGAAGCGCTCCGGGCCGCGTTGTCGTCGCACCTTGGCGAGCTGCTCGACATCCAGGACAGCGGAGCGGGCCTGCACTTCATGGCCCGATTCGCCAGCACGCTACCGGCGGACACGGCCATCGCCCGGGAGGCACAGCGGCGTGGGCTCGGCGTGCGTGCCCTCTCGACGTCCTCACCGCTGAAGCGCCAGCTGCAGGGACTCATCATCGGGTTCGCGAACGTACCGCAAGAGCGCGCTGATCCATGCGCGCAGATGCTCGCCGACGCCATCAAAGCCGCGCACCCTCACACGGCGCTTGCCTAA
- a CDS encoding RidA family protein — MTEIYSAADFDHFQGDWRLSRAYDAGAFVFFSGVTGCRPDYSMADDPETQFRDAFRFLGAALKSVGLGFANVVEMTSYHVALRKHLEVFIKVKDEFVKPPYPAWSCIGTTELITEGTLVEIRVICRRPG; from the coding sequence ATGACAGAGATCTACTCAGCCGCCGATTTTGACCACTTCCAAGGCGATTGGCGTTTGTCCCGGGCCTACGATGCCGGGGCTTTCGTTTTTTTCTCCGGTGTCACGGGGTGTCGCCCCGACTACTCCATGGCCGACGACCCGGAGACGCAGTTCCGTGATGCGTTCAGATTTCTCGGGGCAGCGTTGAAATCGGTTGGTCTCGGTTTCGCGAACGTCGTCGAGATGACGTCCTACCATGTCGCCCTTCGCAAGCACTTGGAGGTGTTCATCAAGGTAAAGGACGAATTCGTCAAGCCGCCTTACCCGGCGTGGTCGTGCATTGGTACGACTGAGCTCATCACTGAAGGCACCCTCGTCGAGATTCGAGTGATTTGCCGCAGGCCGGGATAG